The window gaaaaaaacccaacaaggTGTTCTATAAAGTTATCAAtcctttttaatttacagaaaaaaaaacaaaacttgtgaaatgtgaaaaaaactaCAGTGcttaatttcactgaaaacagcaaGGGAACAGTAAGATGGTGAAtagaaaatacaagtttttcagagcagaaaaggaaaaatatacaaGCAACCAGACGTTCCAAGCTTCCAGTGCTTCTCAAAACTACATTACGCAAATACTTTCCTTCCCAAGGGATATATTTCTGTGACAAGGTCTTTCCTACCTTCACATGGGCTATTGCCCATGCTGCctgattctgtatttctgtcagACGACAGCTGAACAGTGTCACCTCCCCGCTGCAGAGACCGAAATCCCTAGGGATGTGCCTGCATTTGATTCCCCAAAGACGACAGGACTGCAGCTACACAGTAACGTACAAAGTCCTCCTCACGTTGAGTGGGAGAAAGACTAAAGGACGCCAGCTTATTTGTCTGTGCTATGTTAACCAAGCAGAAGCTGACCCAGCTGCTGACTGTTTTGCTGAGCCTGGATTTAACATGCACAAGAAACACTATTTTTGCTGTGCTAATGGGATTgaagcctaaaaaaaaagaactattaTGTCATTTTGCATATACTGACACAACCTACTTGTCGGGTTTGTTTTGTATACCACCCACATTTCTCTCTCCTTAATGATAAAGTTTATACTgatttaaactagatttgaagacAGGCAGTCTGTCATGAGACCAAATGATACAGCTGTAAAACACACACCAGCTTTCAGGCATACAAGCCTCTCTTACAAATGATACCACATTGAATAACCAGTAAGAAGCATAACAATAATATACTATTATCTGGTCAAGAGAATTACCGATCAAtagcatataaatatttattttgttaagtCTTAACTCCCCCTTCATTCAGTAAGAGATGCtatttaataatatatattttaactaAGATGTTGATATATACCATTTTTCTACTATATGAGCTTCATTATTGTGCACTATGGAGGAAAGAAGTATAATTGTATGAAAGTAGGACAAGACTCAGCTGTCATGGCTTTAACAATGCAGATATTTCTGTACATGTATGTATGCTCATACTTTGGTTGGTAGGTCTACTCATTTGTGTAAATGTTGTCAGGATATCTTTACTAGCCAatgggcaaaaagaaaaaaatcttctctgagTTTGGTAAGGGGGGTAGTTGCCCATATAAGGAGGAGCAGCAATCTATACACAAGGAACCTGGAGTGGTTTCAGTTCCCTGTCCCCTTCTGAAACGTTGTGAAAGGATCTGAGCAGCCTGAGTTTGCAAAAGACAGCTGGTGGCTGCTTAACCCATAATATTCTGTAACCGATCTCCCGTTTcttctctatatatatatatttcctctGAGTATATATATTCCTCTCCTCATAGCTCTTCTAGAAAGTCCTCCggaagaaaaactgttcttGTGCCAGCACCACATTTGACAAAATTTTTTGGATGCATTCctcaggctggggctgggcagctgCCCGATCCCTTGTGACAAAGGGCAGTAGCGGTGGCTGCATCCCTCCCTGTGCTCCAGAGGGCAGCTGAAGTTACTGGGCTGGAAGAAaactccttcctttctcctcctccgcAGGCAAGCAAGGCACCAGCTCCCTCGGAGGGCCTTCTGTGCCAGGGCAATCCCTTCGTCaagcagtgctgctgtgctgggcctCCTTTGCATCGGCTGTGCCGGCACAAAGAGGGTCACGGGCCAAGCGTGAGTCACGGAGTCACAGCTTAAAATAGCAGCGGGCACCGGAGGGAATTTCAGACTGCAGCACAAAATGCCGTACAGGGCAGCATGGcaaacaaaactgctttgaCTGAAAAAGCGGGTATCTATCTAAACACAGCTCTCGTTAAGGCCAGACTGATATTACAGTTAAAAAATGTTGGCATTTTGAAATAGTCCCAGCAGTGCAGAGCTAATGTCATACTCCTATTTAGATGCCTTACTTTTTACCTCCATATAAAAGGTTCTTTTCAATAGGCATTGCCATTAGGAGTGAACAGCGATCTGTAAGTGGGTAAAAATGATCCGTTTCTGCTCTGTTCCTGTTCAAACAAGTATTCTGGCTAGTGCCTGTGGCAGGGAAGGCAAGATGGAGTGTTTGCATCAGAGGGCCAGACTAACGCCGGGTAGAGACAATGAGGTCTAAGGACTGTGACACAGCAGCTGCCTACAACAAGACAGGCAGGAGGACAGTTGACAAGGTGTCCAAGTGTGTAAAGGAAAGGTGCGCTACAGGGAGATAACTAATACATGTTGTCAGGAGAGAACAAGGGAAACCAGCAGAGACAAGTAGGAGCAGAGGCCAGGGACAAAGAAGGCTGAAATCTCCTGGAGTTCATTGGAGAGTGCCATCGCCATGCTGTGTGGGCTTTGAAACACAATCAAACGAGATAGACGGTGCCCACACTTGTCTTCAGCTTGCCATCTTTTTAATATCATTGCTGTTCTGGTGAGTCACAGGCGCCAGCTTCCAGGGGGAAGGTAGGAGAGATGCCTTCACCCGCCCCGGCGGCCTGCGTCTCGCTGCAGCACAAACCAGCCGGTCGTCATCCCCTTAGCGCGTTCTGCTGAGGCACAGCCTGAACCCGTGCTGCCGGGCGCTGCGGGGCCACCTCCAGCCTGGGTAGTTTTGGATAGCGAGGCTTTCCCTGGCACACCTGAGGGGAGACACCAGGGCTGGGCCATCACACGCCTGGGCCTGGCAGGGAAGATGGCAATTCTTCCTCCTAGCCTCGGGCCTCCCAACAGAAAGAAGCCAGCTACAAGTAAGCCGTGTCCTCGCTTcgcagggaaggggaagggagggaggcatAAGCCTTTCCTTGTAgtatagaaatgaaaatgtttgcttttctccaagGATTAGATTTTTGTCTCTGGAATAGCAATTACTGATCTATGAAGATGAGCCAGTCCCCTCAGGAAGCACGGCGAGCGCCACGGAGGAGCGCAGCTCGGGGAAATACAGGGGTTGTGCACAGGCTTCTGTTGCAAGATCAGCACCAAGCGGATCATCACCCCGTAATCTTTTAGTCAAATACTGGATTTTAGTGTTGTTGTTTATTTACAGTTTACTTCACCTGTGTACGCTGGGTTGAATACAGACCCCAACGAACGAAAATTAAACAAAACGCGCCACTACAAGacttaaaatgtatatttagcAATAACATCGCGACGCTTAAGGGTAGCACAAGTTTAAGGATCCCCTTTATGTACGAGCGGACCCGGCGGGGGACGGAAAGACGGAACTGGGGAGAGAGGCGGCTGGGGCGGGGGAGggagcgggagcggggcgggctgCCGCGGGCAGATACCACCGCGGGCAGCGGAGGGGGGGCGGCGCTCCCCGCCTCCCCCTTTGCCTTCCTGCCcgccctccctctctccctctccgAGAACTGCGTTGACCAACTCCATCCGGGTCCTTGCGCCGCCGGCCGTGCCAGGCTCGGCATCACGTGGGGCGTGAGGGCGGTGACACGGGGCGTGACAGGGAGGGGGCGGGGAAGCAGAAGGGACGTGCCACCCGGATTCTTGGAGTGGTCGCGGCTCGGGAGTGCTCTGACACTGCTGTACTCTGCTCCGCTCCTCCCCAAAACGGGAATGTCCGTGTCTAGCGCAGTTACCGCCGAGCCTTCCTGCCTGGAGCGCAAGATTCTGTCCTCTCCCCCCCCGCGTCCAGAGCACTTGGTACGCGCCGGCAGAGCGCTTGCGCAGCGCGGGCAGGGCGGCGCCTGTGTGACTCAGGCGCTGCCATTTTGAGCGCTCGGTGGTGGCCGCGCAGCTCCTCTCCGCGCTCGCTCCCGAGCCGAGGCACAGGCGCAGACCGAGGCGCTCCCGCTCGCTCCTGCCGCCGCCTTCGAGGACGTCCCGGGACCGCCTGGGCGAAGAGAGGCCTTCAGCCCTTTCGTCTTTCTCCCGGCCGTCCCCGTTCTCCGCCGCCGCTCCGAGATCTCTATGCCCGCCGCCCTTCGTAGGAGCCACTAGCGCAGGGACCCGACGCCGTCTCCTCCTCCCGCTGCCGCCACCGCCGTcgcctcttcctccttctcctcgtCCTCTCTCCGCCACCATTTCCCCACTCCCCGGCACCGGGGCGCTGAGCTAGACTATGGGGACCATATTGGGGCTGAGCAGCGGCAGAGCGGGCGGCCCGGTCACCGTGTCCACTgtggcagggatgggggggctcCGCGGCTTCGTGGCTTTATCTTGACATGGCTCCTCTCCGTGCTGCTAGCAGCGCCGCCGCCTCCACTGCTCCTCCTGCGCCCGCCGGCTGCGGGTAGCGAGCGGGCCACGGTCTCGGTCTCTTCTCTGAGTCTCTCAGTCTCTTGCTTAAGTCGGGGGGGGGAAGTTTTGGGAGGGGttcctttttttggttttgttttcctttttttttttaacttttgtcgAGGAGGGGGGAatactttttcccctcttcttaaCTTGGTCCGACGAATTTGCTAACCTAAAAACTTTTAACTCCGACTAATCAAACACCTGGGGGGGGAAAATGtctggagagaggaagaaaataacctGATAATTGGGGATTtgctttttggggggagggtgtTTTAGAGGTTTAAAATTGCAACCTAGacttgcaattttaaaaaacctcgccaaaaaaaaaaattgacaccGAAAACCTGTTTTGCGAGAAAAGCAGGAGCGAAACTCTCCCATGTTTCCCAAGTCGTGACCATGAAGTGAGAGGGGGAGACGCTGTGCGACTGTGGGTGTCCCGCTGCCCTGGGCACAGGCCCGCTGCAGCCTCTGTCGTCTTGTGTAGAGAGAGGCCTAAGGAGAAGCGAAAAGCATTGGCCATGCACAGCCTCGGCTGACCGTGCTTGCTGTGGAGcgcagcagagagagagggatcCCCGGGGGATCAGCAGCCCAGGGAGCGTGTGAGGTGTTGGGGGATGTAGGGCTTCTCCCGCTGGTAAGGAGCCCGGGTTTGGGGCACTGGTTTGGGTTTTAGTCTCTAGGTGAGATAATACTGTCCCTTGaacccctgcctgccccttgTCTATGGCCATCATGATCCCTCTTCTCTTTGGCAGCAGTAGCCTCAGGGCAATGATGTGCCTGATGATGAGCAGGATGAAGTTAGAAATGactctgctgttttttctctttgctcccCTGCAAACCAGCACTGTGTTGTCTGTAGTTGATTTTGTCGTTGGCAGAGAAATCAATCTCCCAGGATGTGCACTCTTCCTTGGCACCCTTTTCTCTGCTCTCCACCAAGTGTAataattctaaagaaaaaaaaaaaaggcaacatagCAGTAGTGGAAAGCTGAGAATAATAATCTACAGTAGAGTCATGAATCTGGCTGGGGTAAAACGCAATTTGTAATTTcagcttcacttttttttttgtaagcagagcaaaaatacaccccccccccccccccccccccgcccatgGATTGGGTTTGTGCCAGTTGCTTTTTATTGTACACATAAATTGTGATAAGATTTGgggttttcccattttttttttttcattcttgccCACTTATTCCTGCGGCTAAAgtgttaaaatttttttcttcaaattcttagggtttttttcttggtttattgTAAAACCTCTTGTCCAGCCATGGCTGGACAACTACTTACTTTGTTTCTTGACCCCTCCAATACGACATTCTCGTAAAATACTGCCCGAGGTGCGGTTTTGGGTCACATTCGCGTTTTATCTGTTCAGTCGTATTAGCAGGAATAAAACGACTTGTTTCTGTTGTACTTGAGTCTTATGAAAAGGTGCCCACAGTTTAGCGACAGTTTCCAAAGGCTTTAGTACCACCTGTATTACAAAATGGGGGACCCAAACTCCCGGAAGAGACAAGCTCTGAACAGACTTCGCGCTcagcttagaaagaaaaaagaatctttaGCTGACCAGTTTGACTTCAAGATGTACATTGCCTTTGTGTTCAAAGACAAGGTAACTCGGTTTATAATGTTTCTCTCTTACCATGTTGCTTGTTGCAATGCATGTTAACTATGCTGTGCAAAATCTTCCTGCTTGATTGCATCTTATGGTTTATCCTTAATAGATTCCATTGACTTCTAAACTTTTTTAATTGCTATATTTGCTTAGTTCATGTTTGTCATTTTGGCTTTTCATATGTTTATAGTTCTGTAATGCAAAGGGTGCCAGTGCCTCATTAAATGATTACTTGGTAACTTCTGTATTGGGTAAATATTCTTCGAAGCTAATACTGTACTTCATTAAGCCTAATTGGGGTCTGCATTGCATAATTGTTGGCTGTGAACAGTTGAGTTAAAAAGGGAGACCTGGCTGGAGTGATTGCTAAAGTTACTGTGTTGATCTGGTTAAAGTAGAAGGGAGAACTTGGCAGCTGAACGGAGGAGTCGCAAAATACACTATTGAAATGGCCCAGGCATGCAGGCGTACGTGAAACTGCTGCTACCAATTTGAAagggggtgaggagggagaagaggaagtcTTCATTTGCTTGGCTTCcttgtctgctgctgctggatgctGCGCTTCTGGGCCAGGGTGGTGAGCCTGGTGGTATTTCTAAAGCTAACTGTAGGCCCAGAATTGTAGGAGAGTTTCTGTCCACAGAAGGTCAGGAAAAGTAGGAGCTTACAGGAAGTGAACGGGCTGAACAAGTGATGAGGAAGTGAAGATAGAAGCAAATGGCAAGAGAGTGCATAATGCAGGAAGTGCATGTAGATGAGCACTGAAATTGTTTAATCCCCTCAAAGGcatattttttgcatttgctgtagtagttatgttttttaatgaagactCTGTTCTCTgaacttttttaatttaaaagtttccTTAAAATTCAAAgttcagtttgcttttgttcAGTAGTTCTAGTGCAAACAGTTGGGTATAGTGGGATGGAATTTCTTGGTACTGTCTCATAATGCTAAATATGAATGTTTAAGCAGTGGTAACAACTAGAGTTTCTTAGATGATATGACTTTAATGGTTTTAGTTGGAGCATTCATACTACTTTCTGGTTGCTTTGTAGAAATGTGTTGCAAATGCCTGTTTCAAATCCTATAATATTTGCTTATATCGCAGTGAGCTGAAGATATCCATCCAGTATCAGTTTGCTTAAAGTAGGAGTTTAGCTCAGCCTGGCTTGGTCAGCAAATAGTTGCCTGTAACGTATGTCCTGGCTGGGGATCCAGAGGGTTATTTGATAAAACACGCTCGCTCTGTCATGTACTTCTTAAATAGGTCAACGCTTCTCATGAGCTACAAGAAAGCTTTTGGAAGCAGACATACAACTTGAAGTGGTTTTACATACAGCAAAAACTGTTCTTCCAAATTCCCCATAATGTTTTGGCCTTGCTTGAGagatactgaaatatttgtagTAAGTGTAAAAGTTATTTAGCAAATTAAAATAGTCCTTCCTTGAGAAGGTTATGACTTGTAGCTAACTTCAGATTGGATCTTGATCACCCGCTGTTACCCAATGTGGCACTGAAAGACTTGACTTTTTCATAAAAGACCAACTTTAAAGtaaggggggggagggggaaagtgTTACTtgatttgcaaagaaaagcttGCAGAGGGCTCTTGGCCAGCCCAGAATCCTGTATTCTACCTGATAGAAGGGCAGTTCTGTTAATGCTTACATACAGTGTTAATGTTTGCGAGATTGACATGTAACTCTGCATCTTTAGGGAGTACAAAAACAtgttcaacttttttttctctaaaaagttGTTGGAATGATTCTGTTTAACTTACAAAATTTTGCATGTAAATCTTAGTGTTGTTTGTGTCAAAGTCCTAACTTACGTGATGTGCACTTTTTACATGAATGCTAACAGAAAATcacaaattctgaaataaagtgTTATCTATGAGTGCCTAGAAAGGATTGTAATCTTAATGTAACCTATcctttttttagaagaaaaagtcaGCGCTTTTTGAAGTGTCTGAAGTGATACCAGTCATGACCAataattatgaagaaaatatcCTGAAAGGTGTACGGGATTCCAGCTATTCTTTGGAAAGTTCCTTAGAGCTTCTGCAGAAGGATGTAGTACAGCTTCATGCACCCCGCTACCAGTCTATGCGCAGGGTAAAGTTATTATTTACACTTGCTgaattttagtttgttttcaacacttgtgcttttctttgtgaatgTTAAGGCTAATCCTGCTGCTCTTATTTTCTCAACTCTTCTGCTGCACGAGGGCTCTGAGGGCATGTGTTCATGGGGTCTAGTTAGAAGGGGTAACAGCATATGTATTCTGAAGTTCTGTTTAAATATGTAGTGCTCAAGCTTTACCTTTCATCTGTCTCATTCAGATATGCTTTGGGTATCGTATCTTCTTGCCACCCTTGTTCTTTAGTAGGCACATGTTAACTCCTGCAACAACTTTTGCTATACAACTAAGTGGTTTTGCTTTATGAATATTGGAAGACAGTCTTTGCTAACGTTTTCTTGAAGTTGGAATTTATATTAACTGGATACAGATATTAACTCAGTGGAAGGCGAGGAAGACTTTAGTTGTGCTATGAGTaacacaaatggaaaattaCACAAACATGGTAATAAGCACCACCTTTTAATTATGTGCCTGTATAGATAAGTTGCTTTGTGTTTTTGACTAAGGGAGGGAACTAAGTACAGAACTTTACTACTTGCAGGATGTGATTGGCTGTACCCAGGAGATGGACTTCATTCTTTGGCCTCGTAATGATATTGAGAAGATAGTCTGTCTCCTCTTTTCTCGGTGGAAGGGATCTGATGAACCCTTTAGGCCTGTTCaggtatttcattttgttttttaacttcaaTAAGTAACTTACAcctggaggggaggaaaagtACTCTCTCTTAACCAATAAGTTGATAAGGTGTGTGACTTCTGTGGATGTTAGAAAGTATGTtggctggttttatttataaagcagTCAGTGTTTTGAATGCTAAATTCTGCTTCCTATCTTTATGCACTGTTACATTAGCACTTCAAAATTTAAGTGTCTGAAGGACCCTTTGCAAATGACatgtatgtataaatacatatcaTCATGTTACTATTTGTAGAAGGGGATCAGATGTGGCTCTTAGTACAACTGAATCTTTGTCTAAATATAATGGTGTCGTTAAGGTTCTGTGAGTATCCCaagttgctgtattttttaGATGGAAGAGGGTCTGAGATGGATGGAATTTTTGCATAATCACTTTACcttgaaataaatttcttaGACTATTTTTTCAGTAGCCACCTTTAGCTGTTAACATCGTTCAAAAATCTGAAGCTACTGTATATTTTCTCTGCTGGTTCTGCTATAATAGTAACTTACAGGAAGAAATGTGCTGTATTGTTGATGCACAGGGATGTTCTAACAGAACAAGCTCAATCTGGTTTTGTGTATGCAGTTAAAGTTGTACCTTTGAATTGTTAATACATCATTGCAATGACTAATGTCTGTGTTGGCAGAATGAAACTAGGAATTCTTTAAATTGTGCCAAGACTCAAGTGTGGCGTTGTTGCTGTGGTCCccaatttctgcttttcatagatgagaaaaggaaagaaataaagtgGTTGTAAAGTCCTACATTGAAGGAAATTAGTTAAATGTGAGCTTTAGCTTAATAAGCATTTTGTTCCCCTCCCTCATACAATTCAGGCCAAGTTTGAATTTCATCACGGTGACTatgaaaaacagtttctgcATGTTCTGAGCCGAAAGGACAAGACTGGAATTGTTGTCAACAACCCTAATCAGTCAGTGTTTCTCTTCATTGACAGACAGCACTTGCAGGTCAGCTTATTTTGTCCATCTTTTTAACAAGTGTGTTTTAatcataaaatgcttttttcttgggaacatctgtgatttttttgcaAAGTACTCAAGTAGAAAAATTGATCATGCATTCATGCTTGCATTTCAACAGTTTCAGAGGAAACTTATGCTATAAATAGGATTCACACATGCAAAAACTAGCTATGGGCCACAGATGTGTTCACACAGAATTAATTTAATGTtcttgtattaaaaattaaataagttcTGAAATAGACTTAACAgtgttttagaaaaacaaaaacattggCTTAATTTGAGTGATGCTACAGAAATTATTCAAGTAAAGAATGAACTGaatagtgaaaatattttagacacTAGAGGTTGCAGACTAATTTTGAGTTCAGGCTGTTCATATGGATGAAATAGGGGCTTTTAAATGTCTCATTCTCCACAACCAACAGCAAGCTAATAATTGGGCTGGATCTGCTGGCAGTCTGCC of the Nyctibius grandis isolate bNycGra1 chromosome 3, bNycGra1.pri, whole genome shotgun sequence genome contains:
- the C3H6orf62 gene encoding uncharacterized protein C6orf62 homolog, encoding MGDPNSRKRQALNRLRAQLRKKKESLADQFDFKMYIAFVFKDKKKKSALFEVSEVIPVMTNNYEENILKGVRDSSYSLESSLELLQKDVVQLHAPRYQSMRRDVIGCTQEMDFILWPRNDIEKIVCLLFSRWKGSDEPFRPVQAKFEFHHGDYEKQFLHVLSRKDKTGIVVNNPNQSVFLFIDRQHLQTPKNKATIFKLCSICLYLPQEQLTHWTVGTIEDHLCPYMPE